The Labeo rohita strain BAU-BD-2019 chromosome 10, IGBB_LRoh.1.0, whole genome shotgun sequence genomic interval CAAGCTAGTTAAATTTACCGTGTCTACACCAGACGTGACAgttaatgcatcattttgtgGCGCGGTGTGCCACAACATCTAaaagctgtctacactggacgcaACAAAGCGACCACTGCacatcatttgaactttgtgtcagtACGTCATAAATAGAACGAGGCATCAGTGTACTGTCAGGGATTTGTCGTGTTGCACCGCACTGCCAGTGTAGATGGCATCACTTATTATTTGGGCTGCCCTCTAATCGACTAACCATTAGTTGTCAAGAAGAGGCTTGGtggaccaaaattttattagtcatttagttgcagaaaaaaatccacaggaagtggcgaagtcatgCAGTCCGTGATGGACAGATCATTAACGGCTGTTCTATGTGGTAACACAGTACATCAGGCAGGACAGTAAAACGCTCACATATCATTCATCTACCTCAAGTATGGCATTTTATATGAACAATGTATAttgtagcaactttacatggcatctcaatctaatgttaacctagaaaaatatGCACTATTGAAACGTCTGTGCAGaatgtggaagctgaacagtagcgcgctcactgcatgacaggtGTGGTGCGgtcacttaaaatactccgtcatttttggtcatacagatataagtaatacatctttcgaatctgtaaagactctacatttatttgtgtgcactcgcaataacaacgaaatgttGCGCTTTTGTGAAATAATTAAAGCAGATAGGAAgtgctttctgccatctcggtctctgtgaacttgagcgtgaaactccgtgtatacttgccttacagacatgaagaatATAAACCAgctcaaatagaaaatattttttttttcagatcgaGTAATGCATATGAAACACACATACAGGCGCATCCACTAgtgcggagatgacgagtcagtgtacCTTATCTCTTATGCCGAAAACAATGAAAGCACTAGTTTGTCAATagattattaaaacgttaatgcactcttcttttttttcccccaaacacattcataattgttatatctgccggtgcgctgtggcaagctttttttttttacatgcgcTTCAGCGCTTATTATGCTatataggcaattaaaggctcattattatgatttatgtggtttattaataaacgtgtgactaatagtcgactaatgcttaaaatgaacgactactagtcgaacagaaaaatctttagtcgagggcagccctataATTGTCTTTTGTCACGCCACGTTGTGTCATGCCGCTCGTGTTTGGTGTAGACACAGTGTCATGGTGTGTGCTCGCCAAATTTGCGTAATTAGATtgcatacaaagtcaatgcaaagacacgAATAATTGCAAATTCGCATCGGGCAATGCGAATGATGCAAATTGGACGACGCAATTGCAGAGAATGTGCAATATCACGTCTTCCACGCAAGTTGAAAAATTTCAACTCAAATGGAAAATTCACTTAAAGTGTTGTCGTGCAAGCCAATCAGTGAAGAACTTATTGACACGTCCAGTTTGCCACGTCAATCATTTTTTCTGCACGAGTGatagtaaaaacagcaataacgCAATGAGAATATTAGTTTCGCATTTGGTATGCACACAGCAACACTGTTGATAACTACTTAGCTGAACATGTCTGCATTCATGTACTTGAGTACAGTTTATTTgggccttaaagggatagttttaatttttcacgTCATTCCTAACCTGTACGACTTTCTTTTTCCTGAGGAACAAAGaagatattttcaaaaatgtttctagtgtttttttttttatccatagAATGAATGTAAATGGGGTCCAGTGCTGCTGTTTTGGATCCCATTGGCTTTCATTATACGGGAAAAGAAcaattgaaatatatttcaaatagtgctgtcaatagattaaaaaaaaaaaactaatcacacatttttctctgaaattaattgcgattaatcccacctaacattaaagtttttaaatatacttttatattgcaaaaatgtcacattcaatcttcaactTAATGTAGAAAtaacataaagacagtatatattaaatattatacagtatacagtaaatattttttaatgactgaaggtatcactgataccagtattactgattttttgtcctaatatttaaccattgactatagcaattcaacattacagtataattcaatttgatcaattttaacattgttAGACTTTAAGAGCTACCGCTGCTGAATGTGATGCGGATCTGACACACATGCTCGTACTTCATTTGTGCTTTAATATGACATGATACAGGCTATAGCGTGTGCCGCCGCATTTGTGCAGCAATTAAAACGCGCATGCTACAAGCACAGTATAACGGCAAGGACAAGTTAATTAgattttactgacatatggcctgacaacaCCTCATCTGATcgcagttcactgttgttctactgaagctcctcGTCACCTGTATCTTTCCCATGCTCGTTTGACTAGCACCTGGCGCTGAAGTGAAGTTGGAGTGCGTATTTGAAAAGTCTCCTGTTTTATGTTGTCATAAAGACGTTCTGCGACTAAACacacttcttgtcaagaaaaaaacagagaagcagcaattgcgagttgggtggccaaccctagccccgcccctgcgttacataaactggaaaaaaataatcgCCTTAGTGTTAACAcactaattttgacagcactaatttcaaaatatcttcttttgtgttcaacagaggaaagaaagtcatacaggttttgaatCTTCAGAAGCGTAattttttcatacttttataTGTGACTGTTACACCACTAAACAACAGCACCACAATTTGTTTCTGTCTAGAAAACAAACCTGAACCAACAAAATGATATATTGAAACTGACTGTAGTTATACAGTGTAACACAAACATGAgtggagattttttttaaacaaacgtATTTAATTGCACATGTAAATGTACTGATCAACAGAGCAGCGAATAGttttttacttgtatttaatttgaaatgtcAATTGATCCGGATCTGTTGGTGCAGTGTAACTTAAAGTTAATACCTCAGCCCCTTGCTTCATTATTGCAGGGTTAAGATCAGTTACATGAAGAACATAAGCAAAGGAATATAATAGACCTGCCTAACACATATTTCTAGTTCAGTGAGAATATTGGAGGCTACAGGACGGAAAGCGAGGAGTCTATTCATCACGACGGCACAAAGGATCACGGGACACCAGCGATTCCGAGTACATTACTCTCTGCAATAATTAGTTTGAGTTACAAGAGCTGAGAAAGAGACCATAGGGAACGAATTTAATTAAGTCGAACAGCAACCTACATCACTATGCTATGTGATTGAGGTGGGTGAGAAGactatttaagatatttttagttttaattaattgtatttgtttttactcATTAGTATTCATACGCCTCAGTGATACCCACTGAACAGTAATAAGTCTTAGCAGTTAGTTGCACATACTCTAATATTCAGTGTtagctattctttttatttttattaaagatatttGAAGGGAGTTTACGTCCaagataatttaattaaatttaacaacCCATGTTATTATTATCCCCCAAACACACATTTGTATTACTTTGTAGACTTTTCTTTCCTCGTTTTTAACAATAAACTCAATTCAGATGTGTCTGAATATTTTGCTTGGAGATTTGgagataattaaaaaacatacaggGATCACAATCCATTACTCAGTTCTATTATGTTCGATGCTCTCATGGTGAAGAAAGCACGCTTTTCACAATGAAAGTAATCACCATGACGCCAGCTAAACAAAGAGCATGTATTCAAAGACCTTTGAAGACTTCCAGGCTTATTATCAGTCACGTCAGTGACAAATATTAATAGGATTGGTGCAGAATAAATGAATGGCTCAATTTAATCTGAAGAAATCCTGGTACAGAAGGGCTGGGATGAGACATGTAATGTCCTCTCTctctgaatattaaaaaaaacaaacaatccaTCAGTGGATAATTCCATGGTTATCATTCAGGTGCCACagtatatatcaaaacataatgaCATTTCCTTCTAAAACCATTACTGTACCATTGTATCGTCAATGTGCTTTATTTAAGAGTATTATAGTATTGGTTTCAAAGCTGCATGGTTTCCATAGTGACATATAAGTACACCCttcttaaataaaaatccaCCTTTGTTCCTGACATGAATTTCCTGATCTGACAAACTCCTCATCTGCCATAAAGAAGGGTTGAGTGTCAGCATAGAATATAAGGATTAGTTCTTTTGATTTGGAAGTGACCTAAAAGCACAAATGGCAAATCATACAAGCCCAGCCTTTGACACAGAAAGCCATTCTGAATCCTAATGACAGAATAGTATCAAAAGAATCGTTGACAAAAGATAAAAGATATTtgttgaacagaaaaaaaaacattatttattcatatgaatttgttacattttttattaatatcattatatgTACTATAATCATTCAAAactcaaatatgctgatttggggctcaataaatatttcttatctTCATAAAAttgcggttgaaccactgatgtcacatggcctattttaacaatatctttactacctttctgggcattgaacgtatcagttgtgttgctgtctatacagggtcagaaagctcttggatttcattaaaaatatctttatttgtgttttgaagataaactgaggtcttacgggtttggaacgacatatgtaactactgacagaattttcatttttgggtaaattatcCCTATTAACCTATGATTTGACCCTAGCAGTGAAACTATAGCCAATAAGAAATATGTTTGGGAGGAAGAAATAACAGTGCTGGTGTGTGACATGGACAGGGGTCACGCTTAAGCTTTATTAAACCCATCTGTGATTCTCCACAGATTCACCTGAGATTTATCTGGATCTGTGGCTCATCGCACTAAGagcgaaaagaaaaaaactctgAAACAAAGTGATTAGTTTGCAGCTTAAAGCAGAGCCCTCTCATTACAGAATAATCCACTGACCTTTTCACACCACTTAACAGTGTTTACACTCAATGGCTGGCATTCACTCAAACGTGCCCTGTGTTTGGACCTCTTGATACTTGTGATAACAGCATTAGTTTACTCGGACAACTGTTTAAAGAAAGAGGCACAGGTTATGTGATCAGGGACCTCTAACTTGACTGAAAATGTACAAGCGTTTGGTGTTAAGTGTCTAAATAAGCACTAATTGGGAACATCTGGTATTActtgtatttgtatgttttttgggTGACAAGCTATCAACCACTGTAAGTGACTCAAGACTCGAATGAGATATTACTGACGGGATGACAGTCAAAACAAAGCCCAGGAGTGCACAGTGATGtgcttaataaatgtttaactcaCCCCTGTAATCATGTTGTCAGATTTCTGGTCTATTTAATTGGTTATCCAATAATGCCCAGTGGGCTTAATTTATGAAACATGGGCAGAATGAATTTTCTGTGCAAACAGTTTGCCAAATCATTCTTATGTAACTTGTTGCAACAGTTTTGTCAATATACCTGTATGAAAAATTGATTTACAAAAAGCACAAATACACATATTTtctatgatagatggatggatggatggatggatggatggatgggcgggcggacggacggacggacggacggacggacagatagatagatagatagatagatagacatttaaatggacagacagatagagagacagacagacagatgatagatagatagatagatagatagatagacattaagatggacagacagacagacagatagatagatgtacagacagatagatagatagatagatagatagatagatggactaACGGACAGacatagataaatagataaacagagagacagacatagACGGACGGATGTATGGatggagagatggatggatgaaagaaTGGACGGGCGGTCAGGCGAACAGAcatagacagagagacagacatatagataaatagatagatagacagccagatagacagacagacagatagatagatagatagaatataataaaaattagttACCTTAAATCAAATCAGTggtggtgtatatatataattaataatgataattaataatataatatagaatttattataattattaatgtaatatatctGTCATTAAACCCTAATAACCTTTCTACAGTGTCACGTTTTGTTAATCTAATATCCAGTATATTTCAACTGATATGTCAAGAGTAGTTTCCTTAAACATTTCGAAGAAATCAGACAATGGCTAGAACAGTCATGTGGTTTTTGGGGAACACCTTGTCCGAAGAAAACAATGTCACCATAGAAACTGACAATCCacgaaaaacagaaataaacatcaaaaaaatTACTCAGCTGCCTACCCCTGTCAGGTTTTTCCATCAAAACGGTTACATGCTTAAGACTCCCTTCGGTAAATCATGTGTTTGCATTATCATCCTTATTTATGGCGTTGCTAGGATTACCTGTGGATCAAAATAAAGATCCTTGACATTTCGTACAGTGTTAAACTAAGGTGAAAAGAGCCATCGCCGTATTGTCTCTACTCCCGGGGGGCACGACACTTACTCCGCAAGGTCTTGTATTAAGATGCCAAGGATATCCATGTTTAAATGTGTACACAAAAAACAGGCCATTGTCACCTGCATGTCTTTGAAGGCCCACTTGTGTAGAGTTTCAGTAAGTGCCTTTAGGCACTCGACTATGGGACTTTATACACAAAAGGGCTGGTCCCAAACAGTGGACACACCAAACCTCCCTGACCTTATTTCATTCCCATCCCACAAAAGAAAGTGCACTATAAAAGGACTCCACAGTTCACAAAATCTCACAGGCAGAGGACACCCAAACCAACCGCAACCATGATCCAAGGTGCGTACATGTCCTAGGACGTCTATCTGTGGGACATGCGCTGAGCTCCTGGATCCACTAATGAGTGACTAACAGGTGTATTTTCTTCCACAAACAGGTTCAGCAAACAGCAGGAAAGATATTCTCCTCAACATTTTCCTTATCCTCCTGGCTACTAAATTTGACAAAAGCTTTCAGTTTACGCTGAACGACTGCGGATCAGAGTACAGACGTCCAGGTATCGTTTTCATTTCTGACTGAATCACATAGGAACTAACTGCTTGTTTAAATTTGATGTATGTCTGTAGGTGTTTTCAAGTTTGTAATTCTGTCCAATTTGATTATTTGTGCCTCAAGTAAGACTTCATTCTGGTTTTTGCGCAACTAATCCTGTCGTTCTTGTCACGACAGAGTATACAGACATCAGTGTAGACTGTGGAACGGAGTACATCAATCTGGCTATCAAATTCTGTCCTGTCATGTACACCGGCTACAACGAATCAGAGTTAATTCTTAACAGCATCATGAATAACCCAAACTGCCAGGCGACCGTCGATACTACCGTCATACCTCCCGTGGCTCGATTTAGGTTCCCGCTTAACTCAACCAATGCCTGCGGCAGCAACTTTGTCGTAAGTATTAGCTATAAACCAGAGTATTCAGATACCtcaaaaatgtcacaataaCTTATTATTCTAAGTCAAAAGTCTGTTTTTAAggcattaaatacaattaattccTAACGTTTCTCCACAGACAATAAGGAGTATAGGGACAGGCGTGTTCTCAGACTTCTCCAACATCGAGACGGTCAACATCAGTGGAATTGTACGATCGAAAGACATCACAACAGGGACTGTGACGTATAACGCGGAGCTCAAGTACTACTACTCGTGCTCCTATCCTCTGGAGTACCTGATCAACAACACTCGGGTGGATGTGTAAGCACTCATTTTCTCTCATGGTATAGCATACCAGGTCTAAGATCCATTTACTAAGGATAAAAGAACAAAACTCGCTGGGGAATAAGCGTCTTTTTGTAGTATCACTCTCAAAGAACGTGTTAAATCCAGTTGGTTCATCCTTGTTGTTGTCCTCAAGGGACAAGACGACAATATCATATTCACAACAGAGAGATACAATGACACAGATACACACGTCTAGTCTTGGAGTTGTCCACGCTGAATAATTGTGGGCCGTTTCAGGTAAAACTTTAACCTCGTTCTTTCTTGTCACAGGTCGTCCTCTTCGATTGCAGTAAAAGACAACAATGGCAGTTTCATCAGCACGCTGAATCTCAGACTATTCAGAGTAAGTGTCTAAACTGGACCTTCATGCATCTATAGATCAGATCAGCTAGAGATGTACACTAATATAACATATTCTTTTGATTTCTAAGGATATAAACTACACCCAGCCTCTTGTCATGCCTCCCTTCGGTATTGAGCTGAggacaaatatttttgtgcaagtgGAGGCCACTAACTTGACCTCCCAGTAAGACCTATTTTTATTGAGCTTCATCATAGCAGTAAATCAATaagttttgcatttaatttaacgACTGTTATGTATTTCACAGGTACTTTGTGCTATTAGACAGATGCTATGCCTCCATTTCCACCACCCCTACTACCAGCAACTACTTCAACCTCTTTGTGCCGTAAGTTTAATCATAAAAgtagttttagatttttttatgaagCAGTACTGTGGCATTACTATGGTCTTGGACAGTTACTACAGTCAACTGCTACATGTTTGTAAGCTTGTTTATGAAATTCTAAAATATGTCTGACAGTATTCGGAGGGCCTGAGAGAGAATAATTTGTTGTTTGATGATCTGTTTGCTCAGTTGCGGCAGTGATCGGCTCACGAAAATGCTGGTGAATGGAGAGATGCAACTTGCTCGGTTTTCGTTTCCAGCCTTCCGCTTTACAGAGCAGCAGAACCAGACAGTATCGACATACTATCTGCACTGCATCACAAGATTGTGTGAAATATCAACCTGCAGTACATTTAGGGTAAAGACATACTACATATGCTTCCCTTTCacatcatttgtgaccctggaccacaaaaccagtagcacaggtatatttgtagcaatagccaaaaatacattgtatgggtcaaaattatacatttttcttttatgccaaaaatcattagagtattaagtaaagatcatgttccatggaaatattttgtaaatttcctaccttaaatgtataaaaatgtaattttttattactaatatgcattgccaacgACTTCATTTAggcaactttaaaagcgattttctcaaatattttgattttttttgcacccttttgattttcagatagttgtatcttggccaataATGTCCTATTTTAGGACATAATGTCTCACtttcagaaaattgacccttatgactggttttgtgtttcaggGTGACATCTGTTCTTGAATTACCCAATTATAATTTTGCATAAGCTAAGCTTAACCAGAATACAAACACCTTTTGGATTGGGCTTGGTGGGTTGGGTCTTGTTAATGTCAATATATAATAGTTTTGCCAAGCTTTGCTACTTTTGATATTTGAAGATGTTTTGTTCATACAAAAATAccaacacatacatacagttcACCTACCCAGAGGCAAACCCCGGGcaagacacttttttttagaCTTACCATGCTTCATGGCTTTTTCCACAGCAATGTGGCAAACGAAAACGGAGAGATGTTGTGCCTTTGACCACCACTCCTTCTCCAAATGGAGTGACAGACACCACCACCATCACATCACCAGCCATCGTCATACGTGCAGAAAATGGTACATTCTTTCCCCTTTATGAAAacaatatgaattattaatctCCAACACTATGAGTTTTAAGTTTCTTACATTTCTTACAAATCTGAGAAACTGACTTAattctgtttatttcattttagcgGTGGCAACAAAAGAGGAAGGTGAGCTTCAACTGTTTCATATATAAAGCATGTAACATTTTTCTAGCTTCACTGCATGTTTTCTAGTGTTGGGGAATCATTTACTGAATGTAGcaatgttaaataatttaactAAGGTAACCAAACAAACATAGGCAACAATCAAGCACTCTCTTGTAGAATGTTAATATgtccctgttaaaaaaaaaaaaaacaggatatgctggttaggtatatTTTGAAGCATgccagctggtttgagctggtttaacaTGGTCCCCCAAGTAACTAGCTCAAACCAGctaccatgcttcaaaacatgcctaaccagcatatgttggtttcagataaatgccgaTCTTTAgatcattctattcatcaaagaatcctgaaaaaatgtactcaactgttttaaatatttataataataataataataaatgtttcttgaacagcaaatataaaaaatataaaaaaatataaaaatataatcaaatagaaaacagttattttaaatagtaaaaatatttaaaaattttactgattttgctgtactttgaattaaatacatgcatgcttggtgagcagaagagacttctttaaaaaaccttaaaaatcttactgttcaaaaacttttgactggtgtatATTCTTAGTAGCATAAAATCATGACATCTGCAATGGAAATGGAATTagaatgcaataaaatataatttgctgCTTTTGCATTGGAATTAAAACTATTATACACACTTACAAACATGGCAAAGATATGTGTAACAGGTTGTAAAGTTAGAAAATACATATCTAAAAGTCATCTATATGCTGAAAATAGGCACCTAAAAATAGGCATGCAAATTCATTCAGA includes:
- the si:ch211-103f14.3 gene encoding zona pellucida-like domain-containing protein 1 translates to MIQGSANSRKDILLNIFLILLATKFDKSFQFTLNDCGSEYRRPEYTDISVDCGTEYINLAIKFCPVMYTGYNESELILNSIMNNPNCQATVDTTVIPPVARFRFPLNSTNACGSNFVTIRSIGTGVFSDFSNIETVNISGIVRSKDITTGTVTYNAELKYYYSCSYPLEYLINNTRVDVSSSSIAVKDNNGSFISTLNLRLFRDINYTQPLVMPPFGIELRTNIFVQVEATNLTSQYFVLLDRCYASISTTPTTSNYFNLFVPCGSDRLTKMLVNGEMQLARFSFPAFRFTEQQNQTVSTYYLHCITRLCEISTCSTFRQCGKRKRRDVVPLTTTPSPNGVTDTTTITSPAIVIRAENAVATKEEEVTVSTKKPSDSSVGLGVAVGILAFACIMIVGMGAVFYKRHWHNAPSKMPR